In a single window of the Elaeis guineensis isolate ETL-2024a chromosome 4, EG11, whole genome shotgun sequence genome:
- the LOC105043353 gene encoding 4-hydroxy-tetrahydrodipicolinate synthase, chloroplastic isoform X1, translating into MASSLLMNQALGSRNVALSFGLDVRRPATGTNTRTERWRSPEASVISNYLPMRSLEVKNRTSVDDIKSLRLVTAIKTPYLPDGRFDLEAYDALMHMQIINGVEGVIVGGTTGEGHLMSWDEHIMLIGHTVNCFGTSIKVIGNTGSNSTREAIHASEQGFAVGMHAALHINPYYGKTSSQGLVSHFETVLSMGPTIIYNVPSRTGQDIPPSVIHMVSQNPNMAGVKECVGNNRVKEYTDKGIVIWSGNDNECHDSRWTYGANGVISVVSNLVPGLMHDLMFRGKNPSLNSKLMPLIDWLFREPNPIGLNTALAQLGAIRPVFRLPYVPLPLERRLEFVSMVEAIGRENFVGDKDVQVLDDDDFILVGRY; encoded by the exons atgGCGTCGTCGCTGTTGATGAACCAAGCGCTAGGTTCGAGGAACGTGGCGCTGAGCTTTGGCCTGGATGTTCGCCGTCCAGCCACCGGGACCAATACAAG GACAGAAAGATGGAGATCTCCAGAAGCATCTGTTATTTCAAATTATCTTCCTATGCGCAGCCTTGAAGTCAAAAACAG GACATCAGTGGATGATATTAAGAGCCTCAGATTAGTCACAGCCATCAAGACCCCATATTTGCCTGATGGGAGATTTGACCTTGAAGCCTATGATGCCCTGATGCACATGCAGATTATCAATGGTGTTGAGGGTGTAATAGTGGGAGGTACAACAGGAGAGGGCCATCTCATGAGCTGGGATGAACACATCATGCTCATCGGGCATACTGTCAATTGTTTTGGTACATCAATTAAAGTGATAGGGAACACCGGAAGCAACTCAACAAGAGAGGCGATCCATGCATCTGAACAGGGCTTTGCTGTAGGCATGCATGCAGCCCTTCATATCAATCCTTATTATGGGAAGACGTCCTCCCAAGGACTAGTCTCACATTTTGAGACTGTTCTCTCCATGGGCCCAACCATCATCTACAATGTGCCATCAAGAACTGGACAAGATATTCCTCCATCCGTTATACATATGGTTTCGCAGAATCCTAACATGGCAGGTGTCAAAGAATGTGTCGGAAATAATCGTGTCAAGGAATATACAGATAAAGGGATAGTAATATGGAGTGGTAATGACAATGAATGTCATGATTCTAGGTGGACTTATGGGGCAAATGGAGTGATATCTGTTGTTAGCAACCTTGTTCCAGGTCTGATGCATGATCTTATGTTTCGAGGAAAGAATCCTTCTCTGAACTCCAAGCTGATGCCTTTGATTGATTGGTTGTTTCGTGAGCCAAATCCTATAGGCCTTAACACTGCTCTGGCTCAACTGGGAGCGATAAGACCTGTTTTCAGGTTGCCATATGTTCCTCTTCCCCTTGAAAGAAGACTTGAATTTGTCAGTATGGTGGAGGCCATCGGAAGGGAGAATTTTGTTGGAGATAAGGATGTACAAGTCCTTGATGATGATGACTTCATACTGGTGGGTCGATATTAG
- the LOC105043353 gene encoding 4-hydroxy-tetrahydrodipicolinate synthase 2, chloroplastic isoform X2, protein MRSLEVKNRTSVDDIKSLRLVTAIKTPYLPDGRFDLEAYDALMHMQIINGVEGVIVGGTTGEGHLMSWDEHIMLIGHTVNCFGTSIKVIGNTGSNSTREAIHASEQGFAVGMHAALHINPYYGKTSSQGLVSHFETVLSMGPTIIYNVPSRTGQDIPPSVIHMVSQNPNMAGVKECVGNNRVKEYTDKGIVIWSGNDNECHDSRWTYGANGVISVVSNLVPGLMHDLMFRGKNPSLNSKLMPLIDWLFREPNPIGLNTALAQLGAIRPVFRLPYVPLPLERRLEFVSMVEAIGRENFVGDKDVQVLDDDDFILVGRY, encoded by the exons ATGCGCAGCCTTGAAGTCAAAAACAG GACATCAGTGGATGATATTAAGAGCCTCAGATTAGTCACAGCCATCAAGACCCCATATTTGCCTGATGGGAGATTTGACCTTGAAGCCTATGATGCCCTGATGCACATGCAGATTATCAATGGTGTTGAGGGTGTAATAGTGGGAGGTACAACAGGAGAGGGCCATCTCATGAGCTGGGATGAACACATCATGCTCATCGGGCATACTGTCAATTGTTTTGGTACATCAATTAAAGTGATAGGGAACACCGGAAGCAACTCAACAAGAGAGGCGATCCATGCATCTGAACAGGGCTTTGCTGTAGGCATGCATGCAGCCCTTCATATCAATCCTTATTATGGGAAGACGTCCTCCCAAGGACTAGTCTCACATTTTGAGACTGTTCTCTCCATGGGCCCAACCATCATCTACAATGTGCCATCAAGAACTGGACAAGATATTCCTCCATCCGTTATACATATGGTTTCGCAGAATCCTAACATGGCAGGTGTCAAAGAATGTGTCGGAAATAATCGTGTCAAGGAATATACAGATAAAGGGATAGTAATATGGAGTGGTAATGACAATGAATGTCATGATTCTAGGTGGACTTATGGGGCAAATGGAGTGATATCTGTTGTTAGCAACCTTGTTCCAGGTCTGATGCATGATCTTATGTTTCGAGGAAAGAATCCTTCTCTGAACTCCAAGCTGATGCCTTTGATTGATTGGTTGTTTCGTGAGCCAAATCCTATAGGCCTTAACACTGCTCTGGCTCAACTGGGAGCGATAAGACCTGTTTTCAGGTTGCCATATGTTCCTCTTCCCCTTGAAAGAAGACTTGAATTTGTCAGTATGGTGGAGGCCATCGGAAGGGAGAATTTTGTTGGAGATAAGGATGTACAAGTCCTTGATGATGATGACTTCATACTGGTGGGTCGATATTAG